From Permianibacter aggregans, a single genomic window includes:
- a CDS encoding DUF3667 domain-containing protein: protein MNSAEQPVDCPHCGHRIEQRYCPACGEQVAKPLRLAALLPGVLDQLLEFEYPLARTLKALLTKPASLVQRFWAGDRKHFTHPFKLCFWAATIDFALVLALDAGDRLVVGVENADEPLTWLLSFGQYLLFLYLIPTAWLLGRLCQPRVTPLAAYVALLYGFAGVHVLKILIMPFVLLPYDFIFWIYRLVTPAYLGWLLFNLLPAGIFSRLWRTALLYLVFVGFQIAVNSLLITSLRILGIVDAGTQ, encoded by the coding sequence ATGAACTCTGCAGAGCAACCCGTCGACTGCCCGCACTGCGGCCATCGCATTGAGCAGCGCTATTGCCCAGCCTGCGGCGAACAAGTGGCCAAGCCATTGCGACTGGCGGCGTTGCTGCCAGGAGTTCTCGATCAATTGCTGGAGTTCGAGTATCCGCTGGCGCGCACCTTGAAGGCGCTGCTGACCAAGCCGGCCTCGCTGGTGCAAAGATTCTGGGCAGGCGATCGCAAGCACTTCACCCATCCATTCAAGCTCTGCTTCTGGGCGGCAACGATCGATTTTGCCTTGGTGCTGGCACTCGATGCCGGTGACCGTTTGGTGGTTGGTGTGGAAAATGCCGACGAACCGCTGACCTGGCTGCTGAGTTTCGGTCAGTATTTGTTGTTTTTGTATTTGATTCCGACGGCCTGGCTACTGGGCCGGCTGTGTCAGCCGAGGGTGACACCATTAGCCGCTTATGTTGCGTTGCTCTATGGTTTTGCCGGTGTGCACGTGCTGAAAATTCTGATCATGCCGTTTGTATTGTTGCCATACGATTTTATATTTTGGATTTATCGTTTGGTGACGCCAGCATATCTCGGCTGGTTGCTGTTCAACTTGCTGCCTGCTGGCATTTTTTCGCGCTTATGGCGCACGGCGCTGCTGTATCTGGTTTTCGTCGGTTTTCAGATCGCCGTGAATTCCCTGTTGATTACTTCACTGCGCATCCTGGGTATTGTTGACGCCGGCACTCAGTGA
- a CDS encoding winged helix-turn-helix domain-containing protein, which produces MPINTDSPATDAPSRWQLANWIIEPGRNRLWLEPEQREQVLEPRLMLVLQQLLQAGGQPVTDQQLLTAVWAGQVVSDASIYQAIAQLRKALGDTQKPYRFIERISGRGYQLLPTPVPLPDIEATPPSSSKRWWLSGGVVIALALLAGLAWWLSRPQQEPVLAEPTVVSTSSAMESYQLGRWHWQQRQPAELEKAVSEFKQAITLDPTLAIAKVGLCDAYHYQHIYADRSLEQVLAWCEPLLREALQQQPKLGEALASFALLRLTQGDLDAAEHFLAQALEQSPNHAMAWAWSAQLQRQRGRLQVALQQMRKAADLDPLSGLIKRHLAFTLAATGALSESRAVYREAVLLEPDYTDRPIDEIDMLPLTVDRAIAFIEWTRRYPDRIVPSPNTGGLGASVNLALVWLTLGELDKTDQVLQSIEANHGEHHYVLFARAAWWQAKGDTEKALTVAKQRAALQPDNPVFLTPVWALQNQLGQREAVRAAILKLFPTFAVAGEEPIDLLPFLAIWLSVANSEERARLQPRLRELLAHATEVDHPSMMLRVRLGEQRAVSEQLRSALQVGHLPFPGNGFLLPEQDPIWQQLDDDLLPLLNANRQRVLAAVTH; this is translated from the coding sequence ATGCCGATAAACACGGATTCGCCCGCCACGGACGCGCCATCGCGCTGGCAATTGGCTAATTGGATCATCGAGCCGGGCCGCAATCGTCTGTGGTTGGAGCCGGAACAGCGCGAGCAGGTGTTGGAGCCGCGCCTGATGTTGGTGTTGCAACAATTGCTGCAAGCAGGCGGCCAGCCGGTCACCGATCAGCAGTTGCTGACCGCGGTGTGGGCCGGGCAGGTGGTCAGTGATGCGTCGATTTACCAGGCCATTGCCCAGTTGCGCAAAGCGCTTGGTGATACCCAAAAGCCCTATCGGTTTATCGAGCGTATTTCTGGTCGGGGCTATCAGCTGCTGCCGACGCCAGTGCCGTTGCCGGATATCGAAGCGACGCCGCCGTCGTCATCAAAGCGCTGGTGGCTTTCCGGGGGGGTCGTGATCGCGCTGGCCTTGTTGGCGGGTCTGGCGTGGTGGCTGAGTCGGCCTCAGCAGGAACCGGTCTTAGCTGAACCAACAGTCGTTAGCACCAGTTCGGCAATGGAAAGTTATCAGTTAGGCCGCTGGCATTGGCAGCAGCGGCAACCGGCAGAGCTGGAAAAAGCGGTCAGTGAATTCAAGCAAGCGATCACGCTAGACCCGACACTGGCGATAGCCAAAGTCGGTCTGTGCGATGCCTACCACTACCAGCACATTTACGCCGACCGGTCGCTGGAACAGGTGCTGGCCTGGTGTGAACCACTGCTGCGCGAAGCGCTGCAACAGCAACCGAAGCTTGGCGAAGCGCTGGCGAGTTTTGCCTTGCTGCGTTTAACCCAGGGCGATCTCGATGCTGCCGAACATTTTCTGGCGCAAGCCTTGGAACAGTCACCGAACCATGCGATGGCCTGGGCCTGGAGTGCGCAACTGCAGCGCCAACGCGGCAGACTACAAGTGGCATTGCAACAGATGCGCAAAGCCGCCGATCTCGACCCGCTCTCAGGCTTAATCAAACGCCATCTGGCGTTCACGCTGGCCGCCACGGGTGCACTGAGCGAATCGCGTGCGGTTTATCGTGAAGCGGTGTTGCTGGAGCCGGATTACACCGATCGGCCGATCGATGAAATCGACATGCTGCCGCTGACCGTTGATCGGGCTATCGCGTTTATCGAATGGACCCGGCGTTACCCTGACCGCATCGTGCCCAGCCCAAACACCGGCGGCTTGGGCGCCAGCGTCAATCTGGCGCTGGTGTGGTTGACGCTCGGGGAACTGGATAAGACGGATCAAGTGCTGCAAAGCATTGAGGCAAATCACGGCGAGCACCACTACGTACTGTTTGCGCGCGCCGCCTGGTGGCAGGCCAAAGGCGACACCGAAAAAGCGCTGACGGTGGCGAAACAACGGGCAGCATTGCAGCCGGATAATCCGGTGTTTTTGACGCCGGTGTGGGCGCTGCAAAATCAACTCGGGCAACGTGAAGCGGTGCGTGCCGCGATACTGAAACTTTTCCCGACATTTGCCGTCGCTGGTGAAGAACCGATTGACCTCTTGCCATTTTTGGCCATTTGGTTAAGCGTGGCGAATAGTGAAGAACGAGCACGATTGCAGCCGCGATTGCGCGAGTTGTTGGCGCACGCGACTGAAGTTGATCACCCGAGCATGATGCTGCGGGTACGGCTTGGTGAACAGCGCGCGGTTTCCGAACAACTGCGCAGCGCGCTGCAAGTGGGTCATCTGCCATTCCCGGGCAATGGCTTTTTGCTGCCGGAGCAGGATCCGATTTGGCAGCAACTCGACGATGATTTGCTGCCTTTGTTGAATGCCAATCGGCAGCGGGTGTTGGCTGCCGTCACTCACTGA
- a CDS encoding amidohydrolase family protein codes for MFARLCFTLTVLLFALAAHAGDLLIENITLLSPERSAPVGHQHVLIRGGRIAAISAQPIAVASGTAKLDGSGKYLSPGLMDSHVHISSVPGLVDEDSAEVRALRKAFIRQQPRSYLYHGVTQLLDPSNYLPAINAFNAQPQKPDLFRCGAVPVLNGYPSVFVSAEHRHQHMPNFLHEPANTDPLPTGTHAEQHTPEAVVAEVKASGALCIKLFIEDGFGDASIWPLARIETLRRVREAAHREGLLVLGHANALDMQQHAVEAGVDVIAHGLWNWTSIDGTEGLPTPIAALNQRIREKNIAVQPTLRVLPGLAALFDANTLSDPAYTRVVPPALLNWYRTPAAQWFKQELKSEVGSDDEQRIYRRQMRIADQAMRALRDLYERGHSMLLASDTPSSPTYGNQPGYNTFQEMQLMAVAGIPLQEIFRAATINNARQFGLEKDYGTIEVGKIANLLVLNANPLASVEHWNAIDQIVLHGIATPRAQFSAMATP; via the coding sequence ATGTTTGCCCGACTGTGTTTTACCCTAACTGTCCTGCTTTTTGCGCTGGCCGCCCACGCCGGCGATTTGCTGATTGAGAACATCACACTGCTGTCGCCTGAGCGTTCCGCGCCAGTTGGCCATCAGCATGTGCTGATCCGTGGCGGCCGCATAGCCGCCATCAGCGCACAACCAATTGCCGTAGCGTCGGGCACGGCCAAACTAGACGGCAGCGGCAAATACTTAAGCCCCGGCTTGATGGATTCGCATGTCCATATCAGCTCGGTGCCGGGCCTGGTCGATGAAGACAGCGCTGAGGTCCGCGCGTTGCGCAAGGCGTTCATCCGCCAGCAACCGCGCAGCTATCTGTATCACGGCGTCACGCAACTGCTTGACCCATCCAATTATCTTCCAGCAATCAACGCCTTCAACGCCCAACCACAAAAGCCGGATCTGTTCCGTTGCGGCGCCGTGCCGGTACTGAATGGCTACCCGAGCGTCTTTGTGTCGGCCGAACATCGCCATCAACACATGCCGAACTTTCTGCATGAACCAGCCAACACCGACCCACTACCAACCGGCACCCATGCCGAACAGCACACACCGGAAGCGGTCGTCGCCGAAGTCAAAGCCAGTGGTGCGCTTTGTATAAAGCTGTTTATCGAAGACGGTTTTGGCGATGCCAGCATCTGGCCGCTGGCCCGCATCGAAACCCTGCGCCGGGTGCGCGAAGCCGCGCATCGCGAAGGTTTGCTGGTGCTCGGCCATGCCAACGCGCTGGACATGCAACAACACGCCGTCGAAGCCGGAGTTGATGTTATCGCCCATGGCTTGTGGAACTGGACCAGCATCGATGGCACCGAAGGATTACCAACACCGATTGCCGCACTGAACCAACGCATACGCGAGAAAAATATCGCTGTGCAACCAACGTTGCGGGTATTGCCCGGTCTCGCCGCGCTTTTCGACGCCAATACCTTGAGCGATCCGGCCTATACCCGGGTGGTGCCACCAGCGTTACTGAACTGGTATCGAACCCCAGCGGCGCAATGGTTCAAACAGGAATTGAAGTCGGAAGTCGGCAGCGATGACGAGCAGCGCATCTATCGCCGACAAATGCGCATTGCCGATCAAGCCATGCGCGCACTACGCGATTTATATGAGCGAGGCCATTCCATGCTGCTCGCCAGCGACACGCCATCATCACCGACCTACGGCAACCAACCCGGCTACAACACCTTTCAGGAAATGCAGCTGATGGCCGTCGCCGGCATACCACTGCAAGAAATTTTTCGCGCTGCGACGATCAACAATGCTCGTCAATTCGGATTGGAAAAAGATTACGGCACGATTGAAGTGGGGAAAATTGCTAACCTGCTGGTGCTGAACGCCAACCCACTGGCAAGCGTGGAGCATTGGAATGCTATCGATCAAATTGTGTTGCATGGTATCGCGACACCGCGTGCGCAGTTCAGTGCGATGGCGACACCTTAA
- a CDS encoding tetratricopeptide repeat protein, which translates to MTTTKAKSVRNVMIMAAGLMLAPLSWAEVSETCVEGLGEQSLSAHIAACEAALTQSSKSDRLKVLLSLANLALKKRDYPLVTQYLEQARGARGFEQDIAAKYRYYRLLGLLHWYQKQLDIAQGHLLQARDLAEQLKDPALYAKSLNELGVIESARGQHKQALNFLQQSLHIKQSLKDDFGSAVSLSNIGLAHLRMEAYEDAERFYLEALQHYGRYTAAHPDDQQAWHSLTHLYEDLTLLYSRYQKPEKSAEYATLLIQQYRELLSADEQVRVLATLASTQMNAKQWSVAETLLAQMESLLLASPGIQQPTALLVLARFKQHQQQWSSAQGFAEQARDLAKAQQLLEHEASAWRLLAEVAQQQQRDSQALAHFQQYLQLREQFLAARYDQELGVLRQNLVREHLQRQLAETQAINEQQSAAIHRLTAYVLASLLLLLMTVSGAGVVVYRKRQQQQQLQQEIAQHRQQLLLLQADHQATNDTEEEAPTAESMASASDPSPPFKRQLVEAMISCIELWEKATQTNRVELADRSKIWTVTIDDGRLRTRSMDKYLSLDKLPAHPRWRNVVQTCHYVLAECPLSPEDRARLNSKLDAIMNSLRAQALAN; encoded by the coding sequence GTGACCACGACCAAAGCGAAGTCTGTGCGCAACGTAATGATAATGGCGGCAGGCCTGATGTTGGCGCCATTGAGCTGGGCTGAAGTGAGCGAAACCTGCGTTGAAGGGTTGGGTGAACAATCGTTGTCAGCGCACATCGCGGCCTGCGAAGCCGCGCTGACACAATCCAGCAAATCAGATCGATTGAAGGTGTTGCTGAGCTTGGCGAATCTTGCGTTGAAGAAGCGGGATTATCCATTGGTGACGCAATACCTGGAGCAAGCGCGAGGGGCAAGAGGATTCGAACAGGATATCGCGGCCAAGTATCGCTACTACCGACTACTGGGTTTGCTGCACTGGTATCAAAAACAATTGGATATTGCACAAGGCCATTTGCTGCAAGCCAGAGATTTGGCGGAGCAACTGAAAGATCCCGCGTTGTATGCCAAATCCCTGAACGAGCTCGGCGTTATCGAAAGCGCCCGCGGCCAGCACAAGCAGGCATTGAACTTTTTGCAGCAAAGTTTGCACATCAAGCAATCTCTGAAAGACGATTTCGGTAGCGCTGTTAGCTTGAGCAATATCGGTTTGGCACATTTGCGCATGGAGGCGTATGAAGACGCGGAGCGCTTTTATTTGGAGGCGCTTCAGCATTATGGTCGCTATACCGCCGCGCACCCCGATGATCAGCAAGCCTGGCACAGCCTGACGCATCTCTATGAGGATTTGACGTTGCTGTATAGCCGGTATCAAAAGCCTGAAAAAAGTGCCGAATACGCGACACTGCTGATTCAACAGTATCGCGAGTTATTGAGTGCCGACGAACAGGTCAGAGTGCTGGCGACATTAGCGAGCACGCAAATGAACGCGAAGCAATGGTCGGTTGCCGAAACCTTGTTGGCGCAAATGGAGTCGCTATTGCTCGCCTCTCCAGGCATTCAACAACCGACGGCGTTGCTGGTATTGGCGCGATTCAAGCAGCATCAGCAGCAATGGTCGTCTGCACAAGGTTTTGCCGAGCAAGCGCGCGACTTGGCAAAAGCACAGCAGCTATTGGAGCATGAAGCGAGTGCTTGGCGGTTACTGGCAGAAGTTGCCCAGCAGCAACAGCGAGATTCACAGGCACTCGCGCATTTTCAACAGTATTTGCAGCTTCGCGAGCAGTTCTTGGCTGCTCGCTATGATCAGGAACTTGGCGTGCTCAGACAAAATCTGGTGCGCGAGCATTTGCAGCGGCAGCTCGCGGAGACGCAGGCGATTAACGAGCAGCAATCGGCTGCGATACATCGTTTGACAGCCTATGTGCTGGCCAGTTTGCTACTGTTGTTGATGACAGTGAGTGGCGCTGGCGTCGTGGTTTATCGCAAACGCCAGCAGCAGCAACAGTTGCAACAAGAAATTGCACAGCATCGACAACAATTGCTGCTGTTGCAGGCCGATCATCAAGCGACCAACGATACCGAAGAAGAAGCGCCGACTGCGGAGTCGATGGCCAGCGCCAGTGATCCGTCGCCGCCATTCAAACGACAATTGGTCGAGGCGATGATCAGCTGCATTGAGTTATGGGAAAAAGCCACGCAAACCAACCGGGTGGAGCTGGCTGACCGCAGCAAAATTTGGACGGTGACGATCGATGATGGCCGTCTGCGTACCCGCTCAATGGATAAATATTTGAGCCTGGATAAATTGCCGGCGCATCCTCGTTGGCGCAACGTCGTGCAAACCTGCCACTACGTGCTGGCCGAATGCCCGCTGTCGCCGGAGGACCGCGCCCGATTGAACAGCAAACTGGACGCGATCATGAATAGCCTGCGTGCTCAGGCCTTGGCGAATTGA
- a CDS encoding zinc-dependent metalloprotease, producing MNKAFTKRSLVTALSLVFATPIAILPLNAQAAEAAKPAAEQQKKKTIADLLKNTVAHPGLFDMYQSKEDGTLYMKLKRAQLGKEYIHFIQSADGLPEVGQFRGAYWGSRLYSIDRYFNRIEIRSENTSFYFDPSNPLSKAKDANINRPVLASVTIEAEDEKSGDVLIKASGIFLSESLRQVKPSANPDAKPGEQFPLGNLNADKTKPLSVHNYPANTDLVVEYVYDNPQPVRKQQNTFAIGEFAITDDRSVSLRLRHSFIEMPKNTFQPRLDDPRVGYFGEIVQDMTAADATPYRDMISRWHLEKKNPGAALSEPVEPIVWWIENTTPHEYRKTIADAVLAWNSSFEKAGFKNAMQVKVQPDNADWDAGDIRYNVLRWTSSPTPLFSGYGPSFTNPRTGQILGADIMLEYTGITRRQELQNLFNAESLNLSLGGDSMSHAGLYEGAQFGSHALLASGASAGEVDQFVKEFLYYLVLHEVGHTLGLNHNMKASQMIGFEDIHDHKKAEQHGLTGSVMDYPAINFSPDGKAKGNYYTVKPGPYDDWAIEFGYSEALNDPAAEQKRLDTILARSTEPQLTFGNDADDMRSPGAGIDPRVMIYDMSGDAVSYAEQRLETINTLFGGLKSKLAESGDSYQQLTNGFVALNTEYARNTQVVSRYVGGVYVDRGFAGQSGAVQPFTPVPKAKQQQAMDVLSEFLFAPNAFDRPADLLTHLQHQRRSFNFFGQTEDPKLHDLALAMQKAVFDHLLHPVVLKRLQDSRLYGNEYTPAMMLNDLTEAVFAADAKGNVNSYRQNLQREYVNRLSSMLKKTDSSDQHSAQALARYQLSEISERLRTSGNNTETKAHKDMLKFLIKQALEPVKA from the coding sequence ATGAATAAGGCATTTACCAAGCGCTCGCTGGTGACAGCGTTATCGCTCGTCTTCGCGACGCCTATCGCGATTCTGCCACTGAATGCGCAAGCGGCCGAGGCAGCAAAGCCTGCTGCTGAACAGCAGAAGAAAAAGACCATCGCTGATCTGCTGAAAAACACCGTGGCACATCCCGGCCTGTTCGATATGTATCAATCGAAAGAAGACGGCACGCTGTACATGAAACTGAAGCGTGCTCAGCTCGGCAAAGAATACATTCACTTCATTCAAAGCGCCGATGGCCTGCCGGAAGTCGGTCAGTTCCGCGGCGCTTATTGGGGCTCGCGCCTGTACTCGATTGATCGCTATTTCAATCGCATTGAAATCCGCAGTGAAAATACCTCGTTCTACTTCGACCCGAGCAATCCACTCAGCAAAGCCAAGGACGCCAATATCAACCGGCCGGTTTTGGCCAGCGTCACGATCGAAGCGGAGGATGAAAAATCCGGCGATGTGCTGATCAAAGCCAGCGGCATTTTCTTGAGCGAAAGTCTGCGTCAGGTCAAGCCTTCGGCGAACCCGGACGCCAAGCCCGGCGAACAATTCCCGCTCGGAAATTTGAATGCCGACAAAACCAAGCCTCTGAGCGTGCACAATTACCCGGCCAATACTGATCTGGTTGTCGAGTATGTTTACGACAATCCGCAACCGGTACGTAAACAACAAAATACTTTCGCGATTGGTGAGTTCGCGATTACCGATGACCGCAGTGTCAGCCTGCGACTGCGCCACAGCTTTATCGAAATGCCGAAGAACACATTCCAACCGCGCCTTGATGATCCGCGTGTCGGCTATTTCGGCGAGATTGTGCAGGACATGACAGCAGCCGATGCCACGCCGTATCGCGACATGATTTCGCGCTGGCATCTGGAAAAGAAAAACCCAGGCGCGGCACTGTCCGAACCGGTGGAACCGATTGTCTGGTGGATAGAAAACACCACGCCACATGAGTACCGCAAAACCATCGCCGACGCGGTGCTGGCCTGGAACAGCTCGTTCGAAAAAGCCGGTTTCAAAAACGCCATGCAGGTGAAAGTGCAGCCGGACAATGCTGACTGGGATGCCGGTGATATCCGCTACAACGTGTTGCGCTGGACGTCATCACCAACACCATTGTTCTCAGGCTACGGCCCGAGCTTTACCAATCCACGTACCGGTCAGATCCTTGGCGCTGACATCATGCTGGAATACACCGGCATTACCCGTCGTCAGGAATTGCAGAATTTGTTCAACGCCGAAAGTTTGAACCTGTCACTCGGTGGCGACAGCATGAGCCACGCTGGCCTTTATGAAGGTGCGCAGTTCGGCAGCCATGCCTTGCTGGCCAGCGGAGCCAGTGCCGGTGAAGTGGATCAATTCGTCAAAGAATTCTTGTACTACCTGGTGCTGCATGAAGTCGGTCATACACTGGGCTTGAACCACAACATGAAAGCCAGCCAGATGATTGGCTTCGAAGACATTCATGATCACAAGAAAGCCGAACAACATGGCTTGACCGGCTCGGTCATGGATTATCCGGCGATCAATTTCTCGCCAGATGGCAAAGCCAAAGGCAATTACTACACGGTCAAACCCGGTCCGTACGATGATTGGGCGATCGAGTTTGGTTATTCCGAAGCGCTGAACGATCCAGCCGCTGAGCAAAAGCGTCTTGATACCATTCTGGCCCGCTCGACCGAGCCGCAACTGACCTTCGGTAACGATGCCGACGACATGCGCTCACCCGGCGCCGGTATCGATCCGCGCGTAATGATTTACGACATGTCCGGCGATGCCGTTTCCTACGCTGAACAGCGCTTGGAAACCATCAACACGCTGTTCGGTGGTTTGAAATCGAAACTGGCTGAATCGGGCGATTCGTATCAGCAACTGACCAACGGTTTTGTCGCGCTGAACACCGAGTACGCACGCAACACCCAAGTGGTTTCCCGCTATGTCGGTGGTGTTTACGTCGACCGTGGTTTTGCTGGCCAAAGCGGTGCGGTACAACCGTTCACGCCGGTACCGAAGGCAAAACAGCAACAAGCGATGGACGTGTTGAGCGAGTTCCTGTTCGCGCCCAATGCCTTTGATCGTCCGGCGGACTTGCTGACCCATCTGCAACATCAGCGCCGCAGCTTCAACTTCTTCGGCCAAACCGAAGATCCGAAACTGCATGACCTGGCGTTAGCGATGCAAAAAGCCGTGTTCGATCACCTGCTGCATCCGGTTGTACTGAAGCGTCTGCAAGACAGCCGCCTGTACGGCAATGAATACACGCCAGCGATGATGCTGAACGATTTGACCGAAGCGGTATTCGCCGCCGACGCCAAAGGCAACGTCAACAGTTATCGCCAAAACCTGCAGCGTGAATACGTTAACCGCCTGAGCTCCATGCTGAAGAAAACCGACAGCAGCGATCAGCACAGCGCGCAAGCACTGGCTCGCTATCAACTGAGCGAAATCAGCGAACGCCTGCGCACCAGCGGCAACAACACCGAAACCAAAGCACACAAGGACATGCTGAAGTTTCTGATCAAACAAGCACTGGAACCAGTGAAAGCCTAA
- a CDS encoding phytanoyl-CoA dioxygenase family protein, which produces MMVSSPAPENSILQKMNSYLKRFEENGYLLLSQCLTTETTSAVKQIVSNVYQQWLANNAVAYANQGLLNMHSLTAPHYFALHQEQRAVLFDRMATPDLVQITQAAFGDELYFHGTQLFFNPVNREQPTYWHRDIQYMGLSEDDQQRYLSELCNLHVRIPLIPETGFELVPGSHRRWDTEQERQTRLELAGRAKSDALTNGKCFDLQPGDVLIFSAHILHRGHYLNNPERLSLDILLGKPHVLVSSSLDERQLPTDEELELVEHPLWYQNARKLIGSGA; this is translated from the coding sequence ATGATGGTCAGCTCGCCGGCTCCAGAGAACTCAATTCTACAAAAAATGAATAGCTACCTTAAACGCTTTGAAGAGAACGGCTATTTGCTACTTTCTCAGTGTTTAACCACGGAAACCACATCCGCGGTCAAACAGATTGTCAGCAACGTTTACCAGCAATGGCTTGCCAACAATGCTGTTGCCTACGCCAACCAAGGCTTGTTGAACATGCATAGCCTAACGGCACCTCATTACTTTGCTCTGCACCAAGAGCAACGTGCCGTGTTATTTGACCGAATGGCGACACCAGATCTGGTTCAGATCACCCAGGCGGCATTTGGCGACGAATTATACTTTCACGGCACGCAATTGTTCTTCAATCCAGTCAATCGAGAGCAGCCGACATACTGGCATCGTGATATTCAGTACATGGGCTTATCGGAAGACGACCAGCAACGCTATCTGTCAGAGCTGTGTAATCTCCATGTCCGTATTCCGTTGATTCCTGAAACCGGTTTTGAACTGGTGCCGGGCAGCCATCGGCGCTGGGATACGGAGCAGGAACGGCAAACACGTTTGGAGTTGGCCGGGCGCGCAAAAAGCGACGCACTGACAAATGGAAAATGCTTCGACTTACAGCCAGGTGATGTGCTGATCTTCAGTGCCCATATTCTGCATCGAGGACATTATCTGAATAATCCGGAACGATTATCACTCGATATCTTGCTAGGCAAACCCCATGTTTTGGTGTCGAGTAGCTTGGATGAAAGGCAATTGCCTACGGACGAAGAGCTAGAGTTGGTTGAACACCCATTGTGGTATCAAAACGCGAGAAAGTTGATCGGAAGCGGCGCTTGA
- a CDS encoding APC family permease, which translates to MAETIKLKRAISLPFLILYGVGTMVGGGFYALVGKVAGEAGYYAPLALVLSGLLALLSGLSFAELSSRYPVSAGEVRYVSAGFRNVYLSRLAGALVILTGIVSAATLSVATIGFLQDFVPVPNAPALIVLVLLMGAIAAWGIGESVAVVVFITVLEIAALIYAAFVAEGELVQLQQSWQLFVPPMNAEIGVGIFTAAFLAFYAFIGFEDMVNIAEEVKDAKRALPAAIIISVLLCLIIYAWVSLIALLSVPPKQLAASNTPVAEMVRAHSWYSSTGLGIVSLLTGLNGALVQIIMAARVAYGMAKRKHAPSWFANVNSKTQTPFNATLLITALVLLLALFFPLTTLAKITSGIILLVFAAVNLALWRIKRRHPDRKGTGIRLPIFLPIIAALSCIAALAFQLWLLLAS; encoded by the coding sequence ATGGCTGAAACCATCAAACTGAAACGCGCCATCTCGCTGCCATTTCTGATTCTGTACGGCGTCGGCACGATGGTCGGCGGCGGCTTCTATGCACTGGTCGGCAAGGTCGCGGGCGAGGCAGGTTACTACGCGCCGCTGGCTTTGGTGTTGTCGGGCTTGTTGGCTTTGCTCAGCGGCTTGTCGTTTGCTGAGTTGTCATCGCGCTATCCGGTCAGTGCCGGCGAAGTGCGATATGTCAGTGCCGGCTTTCGCAATGTCTACCTGTCGCGGCTCGCAGGCGCGTTGGTGATTCTGACCGGCATTGTTTCGGCGGCAACTTTGTCGGTGGCGACCATCGGTTTTCTGCAGGACTTTGTCCCGGTGCCGAATGCGCCAGCGTTGATCGTGCTGGTGCTGTTGATGGGGGCGATTGCCGCTTGGGGTATTGGTGAGTCAGTTGCCGTCGTTGTCTTCATCACCGTCCTCGAAATTGCGGCACTGATCTACGCGGCGTTTGTCGCCGAAGGTGAACTGGTGCAATTGCAACAAAGCTGGCAATTGTTTGTGCCACCGATGAATGCCGAAATAGGGGTTGGCATTTTCACCGCCGCGTTTCTGGCGTTCTATGCTTTCATCGGTTTTGAGGATATGGTCAATATCGCCGAAGAAGTCAAAGACGCGAAACGGGCATTGCCGGCCGCCATCATCATCAGCGTCTTGTTGTGCCTGATTATCTATGCCTGGGTGTCGTTGATTGCACTGTTATCCGTGCCGCCAAAACAATTGGCGGCCAGCAACACGCCGGTCGCCGAAATGGTCAGGGCACACAGCTGGTATTCCAGCACCGGGCTGGGCATCGTCAGCTTGTTGACCGGACTCAACGGCGCGCTGGTGCAGATCATCATGGCTGCGCGCGTTGCTTATGGCATGGCGAAACGGAAACATGCGCCGTCCTGGTTCGCCAACGTAAACAGCAAAACGCAAACACCGTTCAACGCTACCTTGCTGATCACCGCATTGGTGTTGTTGTTGGCATTGTTCTTTCCATTGACGACCTTGGCCAAAATCACCAGCGGCATCATCTTGTTGGTATTTGCCGCCGTCAATCTGGCGCTATGGCGGATCAAACGTCGCCATCCCGACCGAAAAGGCACCGGCATTCGTTTACCGATATTTCTGCCGATTATCGCCGCGCTCAGTTGCATCGCCGCGCTGGCGTTTCAGCTGTGGCTGTTGCTGGCAAGCTGA